ttcataagcgaattactaacacatattaaacaagagtacaaagaaacaaaagtgtttagtccgaacactcatcacgataacgtTATGATGCAACTcggaatagttcgcaatactactagtacaacaatagtcggaggtactcattacaacaacattgaattgaaattacacgatagaagtatttagtccgaacactcattacatcacaacagtattttatttcctaaatcgaaagcattgttacaccatggaatcgcctgctgcgcgacgacgccttggccttgcgcgcctgcttgttgttccttcaccaggtggtcgcctaccatcacttgcctgtccagatggactagcatctgcgccgcttggaacttctgcgttcttcgggcatttcttgtaagtatggccgcgcagatcacacttgctgtagcgtaaagtcctcccacctgcttctgactcatccatatcatttctgatgcgtctagtttggcgtcgaccctttttcacccttaacttagatggatctggaatataaaaaacttgggcactcagcgttgtgtaagatcctgagatcccgaacccatatatctcctcactccatgtatgaaagattgcttctttcctgaaataatttgagacgtacacattgggagatatgccacaatcaccggcagcagcaagaacgtgtgagcaaggaaggtgaagaagcttcggcttcatacaactgcaggtacatccaccatccgccttcaagacatattcctgcacggcttgcttgcgatagataccacgcctgctcctatcaacacacattatttcataccgatgcacttgtgtgccttgagcaacaactctatgtctccgtgcctttttgattttatcttccatgtactttgtcactacgttgccaaacactatgttgttatcggccatggacggaccaattttcttgtatcgatccctaaagtaggcttgcgtgccgtgaaggatgaattcaataatagcaaccaatggaagtacccgaactcctcgcattacccagttgtacacctctgccaaattggttgtcattatgccataccgagatccatcggtgtcgaacaatagagaccacttctccttaggctcattctcaatccactgagtgaaatttctgatggacgaccctgacctccttctcattgttggtgggtcatcatgtaatgcaccaagaggtatgggaggctcgtcaccttcaacttgtggtctgcgagattgctcatctgtttgcttcgttgtcaactcatccaacttgtcccacaacttattaaatttcttctcttggttctgtgcacagagcctcttaaagagctccataagatgcttgttcttgaattgcttgtagaaatttgcacccatgtgacgcatgcaccaccgactccgaacatcagaccacttagctggaagtcccttctcatcccaaccgttcttcaagtagtcaatagcccgcaacatacccgcatgacgatcatgtataaggcaaacgttgggcctcattcgcaccactgcaatgtgcactctctctaggaaccagtaccagctttcagtgttctcactctctacaaatgcaaaagccataggtagaacctggttgttcccatcacacccaattgctgtcaatatctgacctcggtatttaccagtcataaaagttccatctatgcatagaacaggtcgacaatgcacaaaagcattgatacaagcacccaatgagaaaaatgctctttgcagcacactctttgttcgatcatcaaccgatgtaaatgtatgtaggtcatagtaagtattattattcctctgggcaattgtggctaacaaacgaggcaaattatcataagaagcttcaaatgtgccatacctcatctcaatgatcttttgtttggctctccaggcctttgcatagcttatggtgtacttgaatttgttctcgatgtgcctaataattgattttggttcaaagccaatgttacaaacaacactgctgtacatctcacttgccacaaaaactgaagtgatgtttcggtgatacttctccaccccttgtaagtagcacttgtgctcggtgacaatgctaactttccaataatcattccatttacccttatatgcatggacacgccacggacaatcttccttcatgcacctcacttcatacacataatttgttgacttgaccaccctaaactctctctgcaatgaaactgcccaatgcttcaccgcctccttcatctcatccttatgagcataccttgcaccctcaattacctcgttctccttatactcccagggtacatgatcaccctctgatataacaagtccagagaagtcctcatttgaccaatcagtggccattacatcaccttcctcatcggatgatgcgtcgtcctccacttgctcattatccgaatcttccctctccatttcatcaacaattataccgactctctccccctcatccgccatgcccatggcctgctcctcccttggttgattttcctcatttcccatcgatggtccaacaacatcccctgcattgctagtaccctccacatcttcggttcgcattgaaacatttgtatctttctcctgtaccgacacaaatataacgaggggccatgaccgttcaaaagccatttccacataccgtctccaagcagccgtgctgtccatcggcattagttcccaaaaataaccttctgttgcacgactcactacaacagatactgacattgtgtagacttcttggtctattctaaatcctctcaacaaccaactataaattgactgaaatgttctctccgcaggcctatcgatgcccttagatgtcattacaaaatctgacagatcaacaccatctggaccaaatctaatatttccttcaccgtgaactatctgaaatgtgaccttacttgacattgtgcctgatgaaaacattaactgcgttaacctcacatttctgtactacgccctaagttacattctctacaatattgtcctctaaatttctaaaagttcgttacattctccagatcaaactaaactacatcttacaattaacactactgtctatgtctcaattcatactattatattctatgctctggatctacacatatgtgctgtgtgctacagatgtgctaaaatatatagaactaaaactaaaacgcaacatatatactcaaacataacatattagtacaaatgcaaaagatgtatgggagcatacctgtgatgaagtgagcgaaccagcagggcttcgccgctctgcttctgctgccctcccctctctctttcgttttttttggatttttagtgaatgtaatgaaatttcacagaggagggactgggctttatagggggggggccaaaaatcgccctcccccagggcggcaagggggctgcctgcaaaattccatgccccctcgccgcccatttgcatgcggccccccacagtacaaaatcgccctcccccagggcggcaagggggccgcctgcaaaaattccatgccccccctcgccgcccatttgcaggcggccccccgcacagtacaaaatcgccctcgcggagggcggcaagggggccgcctgcaaatttccttgacggccgtcgcccgagagcgaacggccgtctgccacgtcctATTCGCCGCCctttgggagggcgatttttaataatcgccctcccagagggcggtaggcgactatttccgtcaattttcaaaatggaaaattatttttgtaaaacttttaataaaaaaaattataaataaaaaaaattcaatgaacttattcctaaaaAGAATtccacggcacggcccggtacAGAGCCGTGTCTAACGGCCCTCTTCGTTGGTGGGCCGAGCCGCCCGTTTCGTTCTATCAGACTCTTCTTTATCCAGTACCTTTTAGGGTTTGTCCCGCCGACGCCAATCGCcgccgcctgtcgccgccgccgccgccgcctccatatTCTAGGTATACTCCTCCGTTTCCCCGTTCTATCCCTCCCGGCCTCAGTTTTTCTTTGCTTGCTACGAGGTTTTACATTTGTCCTTTTCACCTTTATTTTTCCGGTTCTTTTGGTCTCGTGGTTACAGCTCTCGGTGATCTCTGATGGAGCCCGAAGGCGGCGTCAGGCTGCCAACCCTAGATCGCGTCAGGCGCGGCGTCAGAAGTAGCTGTGATACCGAGAGCTGGGAATGCTTTCAATGCGGTTCGATAAACCTCCCTGTTGAGAAACTACTGTTTGATCTACCAGCATTCCATTGTCGTGGATGCGAAGCTCCGTTTCTTGGTGAAATGAACTTCTGCTATGACCTCGTCAAGGCAAACAAGCGTTCTCTGATTGGTGGGCTCGACAATATCAAGAATCAATACGATAATCGTGAGTGTCCTCCTCGTATCTTTGATTTTGGCCTGCATAGTTCGTCTTGCTTGGTTTAGGATAAATGGAACACTTCTTTTTTACTGCAATTTTCATTACCGATTTGTTGACTATGTGGCTTGTACTGGCTTCGTGCTTGGTGTAGTTATTGTTGGATTTATGATGTCATAACTAAGGTAGCAACGTGGATGCtatattggtttttcttttcaattagtACAAATAACACTATTTTACTATGCTGGGATATTCTGGTTTGATTTCATAGGGAACATCAAATCCTTTACGCTTTCAATAAGTTGAAAACAGTTTTCACAGCCAATCCAATTCATGGTCATGCCTAATTTGTTTGACAGCAAAATGGTTGATTGTCTGCCAACATGATCTAGCACGCTATTGAGCCTCTTCTTTCAAGATAGGCTGCTAAGCTGTGCACCAAATTATTTCGCTTCATAAATTTGATTTGTTTGATAATTGTTAGCATCTGCTGAAACCCATTGCTCTTGCCTTTTGTAGCTGAATGTATCGCCTATTCTATAGCCTCTTGCCTTGAGATAGCAGACAGGATTAAGACGGTTCTTCAGGGAAAAAATCCCGACTCCGTAAAAGAGATAGACCCAACTGCCATTGTTGACATGTTTGATGGTAAGTGCTTGGCCAACTGTTCTGATGGCACATCGGGAATCGGAAAACTTGTTACAATGGCGCTTGCTGTCCAAACTGATGGCATACAATCTGCCGTGAGTTAATTCTGCTGGTTATTTTTCTAGTCCATGTGTTTTGTCTAGTACATTTCCAAGATATTAAATGTTTGTCTATAACTGTAGGATCATTCAAGGCTTTACACTGCTGTAGCAGTGGAAACAATTGATAAGTATGACTTTGAAGGGATATGTGCCACACTTGCTGATGGCATTCCGCTTGTTGGTGCGTTTTACTGCGGCAGCAGATTGGAAAAGCTTGAGTATTGCCAAATTTACAGAGTGCCCAAACTATCCAAATTCCTGGATAGAAATCTGATTCCTACTGGCCATGCTGCTGTTATCATTGGGGCTGGAATGCGCTGCGGGATACAATATTTGTATTTTCTAAATTCGTGGGGTAACTTCTTTTGCCCACGCTATGACAAAGATGGTAATCTTGTGAAAGCTGGAGTTGGAAAGTTGAGGTTTTATGATTTGCTCTGCAATCCGATTATGTTCATAACAGATTCTGCCAAGCGTGGTATGAAAGCTACAACTTTTTTTTACGCTTGTAAATTATTTATATGCACTCTTTTGAACTTCCTGTTAATTTTTGCAGTTGGGTTGAATAGGCAGCTACTGCCTATGGGCACTGGGAAGCTGTCAGATCACAACAAGAGCATGCTGATGGGCCGAAAACAAACTGATGGTAATTAAGCACATTTTTCACCCAAACTACACATGCTCACAAAAATAGGTGGTGTCTAAGATGGGGGGATCAGAACCTGGGTGTGCTGATATACAATTAACCCACAAGATAATTCATGTGCTTCTTTTACCTACTAACCATTCAATCTTTAATAGGCATATGTTCTTATATTTCAACTGAGGTCCTGTTTTTTAACTGCACTATCATATGTTTCCACTTTCCAGTTATACCTGAAGACCTATCTATTGGCGTAACCTCCGAGTTTGTTGGGAATCAACcacaaatttcttcaaaaagaaaaatggcTAATGCCACTTTGGATGGTGATGGTCAAACTCAAAAGGTTGTAAGCCTGCCTTCCCTTTATGTTAGTAACTCTACTTTGGATATTTAGTGtgccattttattttttatgactaCCAGTTTGGTGTTCATGTGGATGATTGTGTGACtttcttttttaacttttaCCATTTGTTTGTTTGGCGTTATTTAGATCATAGACAGTTGTCCAATTGACATTATTATAAAGTGAGTGTGCAGCCAACTTATTTGGATTGCAGTGAACATATTATTTTATTGTCTtgcatatagtttttttttctcttttgaggTTTGATCTATGTGTTTTTACTTCATTTGTATTGTATTCACACTCCCTTGTATAACGGTTATATTTGATGTGCTCCTATTTGAGGTATTGCCAGTGTTTAAAATGTCAAAATTGTTGTGATATGTGAGGATGATACTTTGTTCCTTGCATTTTTTTTGGTACGCTATAAAACTCAAGTTCTACtcttaagtactccctccatggCTCCATCCCAGTATAGCTATGGAAATAACTGGGATTGAGGTAGATACAGTACTGAACTAATAAATCATATTCAATACTCTAATCACAAAAGGAACTATTTTTTGTGCTCCTTATTTATCCCTATTTACTGTTCTAATTCTGCTCTTCATTATTTTTCACTGTAGAGAAACAAGTGTAGAACTTTCGGCCGAAGTTCTGTCGATCTCAATGAAGCCAACAACAAACGGAATGCAAAGGTTGCATTCTTTATCTTTATTTTGTTCTAGCTATATTCTAGTTCTGTAGCTAAATGTGATTTTCAGTAGCTATGCCATTTTATCAAACTCTACTAATAAATTTCAGAACTTTTATCTACATGGGTTAGGTTAAATATGCATGCATATTATTTTACAACGACGCACTATTGGAAACCCGAAATATTGCTAAACTAAGATGAACCCATGCTTGCTGCAAAAGCTCTAGGATGTGAAGAACAAAATATACGATGATAAAGAATATATTAGAAGTGAATGCTATATGCATTTAGTTGACAAAAGAAATCCACATTGTTAAGTGTAATAGCTTTTGAATTCTCAAATTTTCTGATATATATTATTCTCctagaatatattttttttctattttgtatTACAGTGCAAACCTGAAGCTGCCTTTTTGAGCTATCATTTATAACATGATAGAAGATTCTGTTTAATATAGTAAATTTTCGGATTTGAAATACTGATTGCACAGTCCACATGACAGATAAGTTGATTGAGAAGAAATTAGAATCTCCTCTTTCTTCTTGAAGCAATATAACGGAATGTTTGTAGAATACTTCTGACCTATTGCTTCTTGTAGGAAGATGAGATGTGAGGTCATGGGGATGAAGAACCCTGCAGACATACTTTTGCTTTGTGAAAAAGGGCCTGATGTTTTTTGCTCTGAGAGTTGGTAGGGTTTGTGAGCCACCTCACCAAGCATCAATGATGCATATTTTTCATTATGCTACACTTGGATGTCTCAATTTAATCTACTGAGACTCTTTTTCGTTGATGATCACTGGCTCACTGCTCATGTAAATCCTGGAGAGTATTTATTGTTGAAACGAAGACATGATCTTCTGTGTGTTTGAGCAGAGGAACGAATTGGATCCTCTCTGTGTTTGAGCAGATGAACGAATTGGATCCCATTCGTTTACCAGATAATGAGCTCTAGGTACAACAAGATATTTGGAATATATAGGAGGAATATCATCCCATTCGTTTGCCAGACAAATCTTGAAATATTAGTGACTAGATGGCTATGCAGAAATACGAACTTAGGGTACAACAAGATTGCCAGATAATAAAAGCTACAAGGAAATAACAATAAACTTAATTAGTTGGCTACTCGGCAATTAATCTGGCTGGCAAGTAGGCATTAGCGGCTACCAAACTTCGGGTAATGTTCTTCTGGCCTCTAGTCCTGAATACTTACGGGGAATCAGTATCAGGAGAGCTTGGGCATACTGTCAGAACCTCCGGTCTCCAGTCTTCTATGTCAAGTGTGATTCTTCCTACACATTTTGCAGTAGGAAGATGAACATCCTTGGCCACTACAATAGTTAGAAGTAGAAAAAAAGGCCATATCAGAGTTGAGAGATCACTACTTTCACTACCTTCAGTATCGTCCACCATCATATTCCTATTTGGTTGGTTGTCCTCCCTTGTGGGAGTTGGTGCCCAGTCTTCTGCAGCAAGCAGTGTTGTATTTAGTCGATAgataatatatgtacatatatgcaaCAGCTGGAGAAGTGTACTTCTATTAATGTGAATTCTTAACTTAATATAGTAGCAGCAGACGGTCGTTTTCTCAGAATAACACATGATTTAGCCTAACTATATTATAT
Above is a window of Oryza sativa Japonica Group chromosome 10, ASM3414082v1 DNA encoding:
- the LOC4348460 gene encoding uncharacterized protein; this encodes MEPEGGVRLPTLDRVRRGVRSSCDTESWECFQCGSINLPVEKLLFDLPAFHCRGCEAPFLGEMNFCYDLVKANKRSLIGGLDNIKNQYDNPECIAYSIASCLEIADRIKTVLQGKNPDSVKEIDPTAIVDMFDGKCLANCSDGTSGIGKLVTMALAVQTDGIQSADHSRLYTAVAVETIDKYDFEGICATLADGIPLVGAFYCGSRLEKLEYCQIYRVPKLSKFLDRNLIPTGHAAVIIGAGMRCGIQYLYFLNSWGNFFCPRYDKDGNLVKAGVGKLRFYDLLCNPIMFITDSAKRVGLNRQLLPMGTGKLSDHNKSMLMGRKQTDVIPEDLSIGVTSEFVGNQPQISSKRKMANATLDGDGQTQKRNKCRTFGRSSVDLNEANNKRNAKEDEM